Proteins from a single region of Streptomyces spectabilis:
- a CDS encoding transcriptional regulator yields the protein MQPNTLLDAILDEAGISHAGLAAHVNQAGKARGLALRYEHTAVARWLKGQRPRGQVPDLICEVLAARLQRTVTLDDIGLGVPGGPAVRGGSMASTLSGFVERATALWRSDEQQRPHLLGAPAVTGTPAVMPVWEWENPPEDTDVSRGGRHPVSMADLEMLRAGRAHYEQMYRKTGGIATRSRIVGFLNAEAAPLLRGSYTDAMGRQLHRATGGLVAIAGICAYDSDAHGLAQRYFHQALRLAKASGDRGLGAYVIALLVNQSLFMREFRQAVAFAEAALRAAGRDITPALASDLYAMQAKAYAHLGDGSSALSCIRRAEVAADRIRRGREPDETGYVQPGLVNVQVAEALLSLGDLAAAREHAAAAVDTPAHDRGRVHRLAMLSQIELRQGNTDEAVATAVEMAEQARGMESQRLRDRLRAVREYLVRSDCAGTAEAAELIDGALRVPL from the coding sequence ATGCAGCCCAACACCCTGCTCGACGCGATCCTCGACGAAGCCGGCATCTCGCACGCGGGCCTGGCCGCACATGTGAACCAGGCGGGCAAGGCCCGCGGCCTCGCGCTGAGATACGAACACACCGCCGTGGCCCGCTGGTTGAAGGGCCAGCGCCCGCGCGGCCAGGTGCCCGACCTGATCTGCGAGGTGCTCGCGGCGCGGCTGCAGCGCACCGTCACGCTCGACGACATCGGCCTCGGCGTGCCCGGCGGCCCGGCCGTCCGCGGCGGCTCGATGGCCTCCACGCTCTCCGGGTTCGTCGAGCGGGCGACGGCGCTGTGGCGGTCGGACGAGCAGCAGCGCCCGCATCTGCTCGGCGCGCCCGCGGTGACCGGGACGCCCGCCGTGATGCCGGTGTGGGAGTGGGAGAACCCGCCGGAGGACACCGACGTCTCGCGCGGTGGCCGGCACCCGGTGAGCATGGCGGACCTGGAGATGCTGCGCGCGGGCCGAGCGCACTACGAGCAGATGTACCGCAAGACCGGCGGCATCGCGACCCGCAGCCGCATCGTCGGCTTCCTCAACGCGGAGGCGGCGCCGCTGCTCCGCGGCAGCTACACCGACGCGATGGGGCGCCAGTTGCACCGCGCGACCGGCGGCCTGGTGGCGATAGCGGGCATCTGTGCCTACGACTCGGACGCGCACGGTCTCGCCCAGCGCTACTTCCACCAGGCGCTGCGCCTGGCGAAGGCGAGCGGGGACCGGGGGCTCGGCGCGTATGTGATCGCGCTGCTCGTCAACCAGTCCCTGTTCATGCGCGAGTTCCGCCAGGCGGTGGCCTTCGCGGAGGCCGCGCTGCGCGCCGCGGGCCGGGACATCACGCCCGCGCTCGCCTCCGACCTCTACGCGATGCAGGCCAAGGCGTACGCGCACCTGGGCGACGGCAGCAGCGCGCTGTCGTGCATCCGGCGTGCCGAGGTCGCCGCCGACCGCATCCGGCGCGGCCGGGAGCCGGACGAGACGGGCTATGTCCAGCCGGGCCTGGTGAACGTACAGGTGGCGGAGGCGCTGCTCAGCCTCGGCGATCTCGCGGCGGCGCGCGAACACGCGGCCGCCGCGGTGGACACCCCGGCGCACGACCGGGGCCGGGTGCACCGGCTCGCCATGCTCAGCCAGATCGAGCTGCGCCAGGGGAACACCGACGAGGCGGTGGCCACGGCGGTGGAGATGGCCGAGCAGGCGCGCGGGATGGAGTCCCAGCGGCTGCGCGACCGGCTGCGGGCGGTGCGCGAGTACCTGGTCCGCAGCGACTGCGCGGGCACGGCGGAGGCCGCCGAGCTGATCGACGGAGCGCTGCGGGTACCGCTGTGA
- a CDS encoding PP2C family protein-serine/threonine phosphatase: MIRTKPRTPRRGAGTRRGPRLRARGPGDGCDERPSATFERPCRRGLRRVLTLGLPAVWGAVAITYKLACPLAQQHGLGARIVTSAVFFAVGTGLIFHVRHALIRELRQIREVAGAAQNVLLRPLPPRIEGLALAAGRLSASHGASVGGDLYEVAATDHGVRVVMGDVRGHGLAAIGTVAAVLGSFREAAHDEPELPQVLRRLERALARHLRERSRTEHPASGAAAPDNPVAEEFVTVLLVEISQDGEVWALNCGHPWPYRLRGRAQEMPGGEPLPPLGPFPLPAELPVQHCGRLLPGDALVLHTDGVADARDGSGRFFPLQAVLGEAARAQPVSPQQVIQAVYARLLRHIGRLPSDDAALLVLRNDRKRVPRQQTETGRCARTMS, encoded by the coding sequence ATGATCCGTACCAAGCCTCGTACGCCCCGCCGCGGCGCGGGAACCCGGCGCGGACCGCGGCTGCGGGCCCGCGGGCCGGGGGACGGATGCGACGAGCGTCCGTCGGCGACGTTCGAGCGGCCGTGCCGCCGTGGGCTGCGGCGGGTGCTCACGCTCGGCCTGCCGGCGGTGTGGGGCGCCGTCGCCATCACGTACAAACTGGCCTGTCCGCTCGCGCAGCAGCACGGTCTGGGGGCGCGCATCGTCACCAGCGCCGTCTTCTTCGCCGTCGGCACGGGGCTCATATTCCATGTGCGGCACGCGCTGATCCGGGAGTTGCGGCAGATCCGCGAGGTCGCGGGCGCCGCGCAGAACGTCCTGCTGCGGCCGCTGCCGCCGCGCATCGAAGGGCTCGCCCTGGCCGCGGGCCGCCTCTCCGCGTCGCACGGCGCCTCCGTCGGCGGCGATCTGTACGAGGTCGCGGCCACCGACCACGGCGTGCGCGTCGTCATGGGCGACGTGCGCGGCCACGGCCTCGCCGCGATCGGCACCGTCGCCGCCGTGCTCGGCAGCTTCCGCGAGGCCGCCCACGACGAGCCCGAACTGCCGCAGGTGCTGCGGCGCCTGGAGCGGGCCCTGGCCCGGCACTTGCGGGAGCGCTCCCGCACCGAGCATCCGGCGAGCGGCGCCGCGGCGCCGGACAACCCGGTCGCCGAGGAGTTCGTGACCGTCCTCCTGGTGGAGATCAGCCAGGACGGCGAGGTGTGGGCGCTCAACTGCGGCCATCCGTGGCCGTACCGGCTGCGCGGCCGCGCCCAGGAGATGCCCGGCGGCGAACCGCTGCCGCCGCTCGGCCCCTTCCCGCTGCCCGCCGAACTCCCCGTGCAGCACTGCGGCAGGCTGCTGCCCGGCGACGCCCTGGTGCTGCACACGGACGGGGTGGCGGACGCGCGCGACGGCTCGGGGCGGTTCTTCCCGCTGCAGGCCGTGCTCGGCGAGGCCGCGAGGGCCCAGCCGGTGTCGCCGCAGCAGGTGATCCAGGCCGTGTACGCGAGGCTCCTGCGGCACATCGGCCGCCTCCCGTCCGACGACGCGGCGCTGCTCGTCCTGCGCAACGACCGCAAGAGGGTCCCCCGACAGCAGACGGAGACCGGGCGGTGCGCCCGCACCATGAGCTGA
- a CDS encoding DUF1918 domain-containing protein produces MQASVGDRLLIHGRIVGQHDRTAEVIEVLGANGGPPYRVRFEDGHETVMSPGPDTVVRPFATND; encoded by the coding sequence ATGCAAGCATCCGTGGGCGACCGGCTGCTGATCCACGGCAGGATCGTCGGACAGCACGACCGGACTGCGGAAGTCATCGAGGTCCTCGGAGCGAACGGCGGCCCGCCGTACCGCGTCCGGTTCGAGGACGGTCACGAGACAGTGATGTCCCCGGGCCCCGACACCGTCGTGCGCCCCTTCGCCACCAACGACTAG
- a CDS encoding NUDIX hydrolase translates to MQWTKQSEQTVYGNRWFTVNLADVELPNGRHLDHFLIRLRPVAIATVVNEANEVLLLWRHRFITDSWGWELAAGVVEDGEDIACAAAREMEEETGWRPGPLRHLMSVEPSNGLTDARHHIYWSDEGTYIGHPEDDFESDRREWVPLKLVPDMVARGEVPAANMAAALLLLHHLRLGEDAR, encoded by the coding sequence GTGCAGTGGACGAAGCAGAGCGAACAGACTGTGTATGGAAACCGATGGTTCACCGTCAATCTCGCAGATGTCGAGCTGCCGAACGGCCGGCACCTCGACCACTTCCTGATACGGCTCCGCCCGGTGGCGATCGCCACGGTGGTCAACGAGGCCAACGAGGTGCTGCTCCTGTGGCGGCACCGCTTCATCACCGACAGCTGGGGCTGGGAGCTCGCGGCCGGGGTGGTGGAGGACGGAGAGGACATCGCCTGCGCGGCGGCGCGTGAGATGGAGGAGGAGACCGGCTGGCGGCCGGGACCCTTGCGACACCTGATGAGCGTCGAGCCGTCCAACGGGCTCACGGACGCCCGGCACCACATCTACTGGTCGGACGAGGGGACCTACATCGGCCACCCCGAGGACGACTTCGAGTCGGACCGACGCGAGTGGGTGCCGCTCAAGCTCGTTCCCGACATGGTGGCGCGCGGTGAGGTCCCGGCCGCCAACATGGCGGCGGCGCTCCTCCTGCTGCACCATCTGCGCCTCGGCGAGGACGCGCGCTGA
- a CDS encoding 3-hydroxybutyryl-CoA dehydrogenase — MADIARVGVVGCGQMGAGIAEVCARSGLDVKVAETTGEALEIGRTRLYNSLSKAAERGKLSEEERDETIARLSFTTDLGEFADRDLVIEAVVENEQVKTEIFQVLDQVVTRQDAILASNTSSIPLVKLAVATSRPDQVIGIHFFNPAPVQQLVELIPALTTSEGTLSRAQLFTEKVLGKHAIRAQDRSGFVVNALLIPYLLSAIRMFESGIASREDIDNGMEMGCAHPMGPLKLADLIGLDTVASVADSMYAEYKEPLYAAPPLLQRMVDAGRLGRKSGSGFYTYG; from the coding sequence ATGGCCGACATTGCGCGCGTCGGAGTGGTGGGCTGTGGCCAGATGGGCGCCGGGATCGCAGAGGTCTGCGCCCGCTCCGGCCTGGACGTGAAGGTCGCGGAGACCACCGGAGAGGCCCTGGAGATCGGCCGCACGCGGCTGTACAACTCCCTGTCCAAGGCGGCCGAGCGCGGCAAGCTCTCGGAGGAGGAGCGGGACGAGACGATCGCGCGGCTCAGCTTCACCACGGACCTCGGCGAATTCGCCGACCGCGACCTCGTCATCGAGGCCGTCGTGGAGAACGAGCAGGTCAAGACCGAGATCTTCCAGGTGCTCGACCAGGTGGTGACGCGCCAGGACGCGATCCTCGCCTCCAACACCTCCTCCATCCCGCTGGTGAAGCTGGCCGTGGCCACGTCGCGGCCCGACCAGGTCATCGGCATCCACTTCTTCAACCCCGCCCCCGTGCAGCAGCTCGTCGAGCTGATTCCGGCCCTGACCACGTCGGAGGGCACGCTCAGCCGGGCGCAGCTGTTCACGGAGAAGGTGCTCGGCAAGCACGCCATCCGCGCCCAGGACCGCTCCGGGTTCGTGGTGAACGCGCTCCTCATCCCGTATCTGCTCTCCGCGATCCGGATGTTCGAGTCGGGCATCGCCAGCCGCGAGGACATCGACAACGGCATGGAGATGGGCTGCGCCCACCCGATGGGCCCGCTCAAGCTGGCCGACCTCATCGGCCTCGACACGGTGGCGTCCGTCGCCGACTCCATGTACGCCGAGTACAAGGAGCCCCTGTACGCCGCTCCCCCGCTGCTCCAGCGCATGGTCGACGCGGGCCGTCTGGGCCGCAAGTCGGGTTCGGGCTTCTACACGTACGGCTGA
- the pheT gene encoding phenylalanine--tRNA ligase subunit beta — protein sequence MRIPLSWLREYVDLPATETGRDVQAKLIAAGLEVESVEQLGAGLKGPLVVGKVLTIEELEGFKKPIRFCTVDVGQANGTGEPQEIVCGARNFAVGDKVVVVLPGAVLPGDFAIAARKTYGKTSHGMICSGDELGMGDDGSGGIIVLPPEHEAGTDAIELLELVDEVLDIAVTPDRGYCLSLRGVARETATAYGLPLRDPALLDVPAPNSFGYPVQISDPVGCDRFTARTVTGLRPDARSPIWLQRRLQKAGMRPISLAVDVTNYVMLELGQPLHAYDRSRVQGTIGVRRAEQGEKFTTLDGTQRVLDAEDLVIIDERGPIGLAGVMGGANTEIADHDDIDGVTTDVVIEAAHFDPVTVARTARRHKLSSEAARRFERGVDPQAASAAAQRTVDLLVLLAGGTAEAGVTEVIAPSAPHTITMPADHPDRVAGVAYGRETVVRRLQQVGCDVYGQDTLTVTVPSWRPDLAEVNDLAEEVIRLEGYENLPSTLPRPPAGRGLTERQRLHRRAGRVLAGAGYVEAPNYPFVSEQVFDQLGLDADDPNRRVVRLVNPLSDEEPALRTTLLPGLLTALRRNDGRGSHDLALFETGLVFHPVEGAPVPGRLPVDRRPTDEEIAELNSALPEQPRHAAVVLAGARERSGWWGKGRPADWADAVEAARALAREAGAELIVQQGQYGPWHPGRCAELSVYLEDADVPEGVEGNIVPIGHAGELHPRVTKTLGLPARTCAMELNLDLLQKAGEGALRAPRVSSFPVATQDVALVVDQDVPAAVVEAFLRDGAGELLEDIRLFDVFTGEQLGEGKKSLAYALRFRAPDRTLTVEEASAARDAAVARAAETTGAVLRGA from the coding sequence ATGCGCATCCCGCTTTCCTGGCTGCGGGAGTACGTCGACCTCCCCGCCACCGAGACCGGCCGTGACGTGCAGGCCAAGCTGATCGCCGCGGGCCTCGAAGTCGAGTCCGTGGAACAGCTCGGCGCGGGCCTCAAGGGCCCCCTCGTCGTCGGCAAGGTCCTCACCATCGAGGAGCTGGAGGGCTTCAAGAAGCCCATCCGCTTCTGCACCGTGGACGTCGGTCAGGCCAACGGCACGGGCGAGCCGCAGGAGATCGTCTGCGGCGCCCGCAACTTCGCCGTGGGCGACAAGGTCGTCGTGGTCCTGCCCGGCGCCGTGCTGCCCGGCGACTTCGCGATCGCCGCGCGCAAGACGTACGGCAAGACCTCGCACGGCATGATCTGCTCCGGCGACGAGCTGGGCATGGGCGACGACGGCAGCGGCGGCATCATCGTGCTCCCGCCCGAGCACGAGGCCGGCACCGACGCCATCGAGCTGCTCGAACTCGTCGACGAGGTCCTGGACATCGCCGTCACGCCCGACCGCGGCTACTGCCTGTCCCTGCGCGGCGTCGCCCGCGAGACGGCCACCGCGTACGGCCTGCCGCTGCGCGACCCGGCGCTGCTCGACGTCCCGGCCCCGAACTCGTTCGGCTACCCGGTGCAGATCAGCGACCCGGTCGGCTGCGACCGCTTCACCGCGCGCACCGTCACCGGGCTGCGCCCCGACGCCCGCTCGCCGATCTGGCTCCAGCGCCGCCTGCAGAAGGCGGGCATGCGCCCGATCTCGCTGGCCGTCGACGTCACCAACTACGTGATGCTGGAGCTCGGCCAGCCGCTGCACGCCTACGACCGCTCCCGCGTCCAGGGCACCATCGGTGTCCGCCGCGCCGAGCAGGGCGAGAAGTTCACCACCCTCGACGGCACCCAGCGCGTCCTGGACGCCGAGGACCTGGTGATCATCGACGAGCGCGGCCCCATCGGCCTCGCGGGCGTCATGGGCGGCGCCAACACGGAGATCGCCGACCACGACGACATCGACGGTGTCACCACCGACGTCGTCATCGAGGCCGCGCACTTCGACCCGGTCACCGTGGCCCGCACCGCGCGCCGCCACAAGCTGTCCTCCGAGGCGGCCCGGCGCTTCGAGCGGGGCGTCGACCCGCAGGCCGCGTCCGCGGCCGCGCAGCGGACCGTCGACCTGCTCGTGCTGCTCGCGGGCGGTACCGCGGAGGCGGGCGTCACCGAGGTCATCGCGCCCTCCGCGCCGCACACCATCACGATGCCCGCCGACCACCCGGACCGCGTCGCCGGTGTCGCGTACGGCCGCGAGACGGTCGTGCGCCGCCTCCAGCAGGTCGGCTGCGACGTGTACGGCCAGGACACCCTGACCGTCACCGTGCCGTCGTGGCGCCCCGACCTCGCCGAGGTCAACGACCTCGCCGAGGAGGTCATCCGGCTGGAGGGCTACGAGAACCTGCCCTCCACGCTGCCGCGGCCCCCGGCCGGGCGCGGCCTGACCGAGCGGCAGCGGCTGCACCGCCGTGCCGGGCGCGTGCTCGCGGGCGCCGGTTACGTCGAGGCGCCGAACTACCCGTTCGTGAGCGAGCAGGTCTTCGACCAGCTCGGCCTGGACGCCGACGACCCGAACCGCCGCGTCGTGAGGCTCGTCAACCCGCTCTCGGACGAGGAGCCCGCGCTCCGTACGACGCTGCTGCCCGGCCTCCTCACCGCGCTGCGCCGCAACGACGGCCGCGGCAGCCACGACCTGGCCCTCTTCGAGACCGGCCTGGTCTTCCACCCGGTGGAGGGCGCGCCCGTCCCCGGGCGCCTGCCCGTCGACCGGCGTCCCACGGACGAGGAGATCGCCGAGCTCAACAGCGCCCTGCCCGAGCAGCCGCGGCACGCCGCGGTCGTGCTCGCGGGCGCCCGCGAGCGGTCCGGCTGGTGGGGCAAGGGCCGCCCGGCCGACTGGGCCGACGCCGTCGAGGCGGCGCGCGCCCTGGCCCGCGAGGCCGGTGCCGAACTCATCGTCCAGCAGGGCCAGTACGGCCCCTGGCACCCGGGCCGCTGCGCTGAGCTGTCCGTGTACCTGGAGGACGCGGACGTCCCCGAGGGCGTGGAGGGCAACATCGTCCCCATCGGCCACGCCGGTGAGCTGCACCCGCGCGTCACCAAGACGCTCGGCCTGCCCGCCCGTACCTGCGCGATGGAGCTGAACCTGGATCTGCTCCAGAAGGCGGGCGAGGGCGCGCTCCGGGCGCCGCGCGTCTCGTCCTTCCCGGTGGCCACGCAGGACGTCGCGCTCGTCGTCGACCAGGACGTCCCCGCGGCCGTCGTCGAGGCGTTCCTGCGCGACGGCGCGGGTGAACTCCTCGAGGACATCCGTCTGTTCGACGTCTTCACCGGCGAGCAGCTGGGCGAGGGCAAGAAGTCGCTCGCGTACGCGCTGCGCTTCCGCGCTCCCGACCGCACGCTGACGGTCGAGGAGGCCTCGGCCGCCCGCGACGCCGCGGTGGCGCGCGCCGCCGAGACGACCGGCGCGGTGCTGCGCGGGGCCTAG
- a CDS encoding PLP-dependent aminotransferase family protein, giving the protein MQQRSSVGELAYQLRNELDRYSPGGKLPSSRALVERFRVSPVTVSRALAQLAAEGLVVTRPGAGAFRAHAPGTAVPVGDTSWQEVSLSADATADVVPRSVDASGVLATLAAPGPGVIEFNGGYLHPSLQPERAMAAALARAGRRPGAWERPPVDGLPELREWFARGIGGAITAAEVLITAGGQSALTTALRALAPPGAPVLIESPTYPGLLAIARAAGLRPVPVPVDTDGVRPELLAAAFEATGARVFVCQPLFQNPTGAVLSAERRPEVLRIARAAGAFVVEDDFVRRLVHEDAGPLPRPLASDDRDGVVVHVCSLTKATSPSFRVSALVARGPVLERLRTIQVVDHFFVPRPLQEAALELVGSPAWPRHLRSVAGELKERRDALVAALRLRLPALALPHVPAGGYHLWLRLPDGTDELALAAAALRAGVAVAPGRPYFAAEPPAGHIRIGFAALAGTAEIAEGVRRLSVACDEVTA; this is encoded by the coding sequence ATGCAACAGCGTAGCAGTGTGGGTGAGTTGGCGTATCAGCTGCGAAATGAGCTGGACCGCTACTCTCCAGGTGGAAAGCTGCCCTCCAGCCGGGCCCTGGTCGAGCGGTTCCGGGTGAGCCCGGTGACCGTGTCGCGCGCCCTCGCACAGCTCGCCGCGGAGGGCCTGGTCGTCACCCGGCCCGGCGCCGGTGCCTTCCGCGCGCACGCGCCGGGCACCGCCGTCCCGGTGGGTGACACCTCGTGGCAGGAGGTGTCCCTGAGCGCCGACGCCACCGCCGACGTGGTGCCGCGCTCGGTGGACGCCTCCGGGGTGCTCGCCACGCTCGCCGCGCCGGGCCCGGGCGTCATCGAGTTCAACGGCGGCTATCTGCACCCCTCGCTCCAGCCCGAGCGCGCGATGGCCGCCGCCCTCGCGCGGGCCGGGCGGCGGCCCGGCGCCTGGGAGCGGCCCCCGGTCGACGGCCTGCCCGAGCTGCGCGAGTGGTTCGCGCGCGGCATCGGCGGCGCGATCACCGCGGCCGAGGTCCTGATCACCGCGGGCGGGCAGAGCGCCCTGACGACCGCGCTGCGGGCGCTCGCCCCGCCCGGCGCGCCGGTGCTCATCGAATCGCCCACGTACCCCGGTCTGCTCGCCATCGCGCGGGCCGCCGGGCTGCGCCCGGTGCCGGTGCCGGTGGACACCGACGGGGTGCGCCCCGAGCTGCTCGCCGCCGCGTTCGAGGCGACCGGGGCGCGCGTGTTCGTCTGCCAGCCGCTGTTCCAGAACCCCACCGGCGCCGTGCTGTCCGCCGAGCGCCGCCCCGAGGTGCTGCGCATCGCCCGCGCCGCCGGGGCGTTCGTCGTCGAGGACGACTTCGTGCGCCGCCTCGTCCACGAGGACGCGGGGCCGCTGCCGAGGCCCCTGGCGTCCGATGACCGGGACGGCGTGGTCGTGCACGTGTGCTCGCTCACCAAGGCCACCTCGCCGAGCTTCCGGGTCAGCGCCCTCGTCGCGCGCGGGCCCGTCCTGGAACGGCTGCGCACCATCCAGGTCGTCGACCACTTCTTCGTGCCCAGGCCCCTCCAGGAGGCCGCGCTCGAACTCGTCGGCTCCCCGGCCTGGCCCCGCCATCTGCGCTCCGTGGCGGGGGAGTTGAAGGAGCGCAGGGACGCGCTGGTGGCCGCGCTGCGGCTGCGCCTGCCCGCGCTCGCCCTGCCGCACGTCCCCGCGGGCGGCTACCACCTGTGGCTGCGCCTTCCCGACGGCACCGACGAACTCGCCCTGGCGGCGGCCGCGTTGCGCGCCGGGGTCGCGGTCGCCCCCGGCCGCCCGTACTTCGCTGCGGAGCCCCCGGCAGGGCACATCCGCATCGGCTTCGCCGCGCTCGCGGGCACGGCGGAGATCGCCGAAGGCGTCCGGCGGCTGTCAGTGGCCTGTGATGAGGTGACGGCATGA
- a CDS encoding DMT family transporter, which yields MRAQDSATEQRRIAVPRVPQAVPSSRRVGTLQAALGVTAFSLTFPATAWGLEGIGPWSFVALRCVLSALVAGGCLLALRVPPPRRADWPGLAVVAGGTVVGFPLLTTLALQTSSTAHAAVVVGLLPLTTAVFSVLRTGARPSRAFWAAALAGAAAVVAFTVQQSGGALTTADLYLFGALVVCAAGYTEGGRLARHMPGWQVIGWALVPCLPLGVLWAALALPHEAFRLTGHSTAGLLYSAIGSQFLGLLVWYRGMAAIGIPKASQLQLAQPLLTLVWSVFLLGETLTPAAPLTAAAVLVCIAATQRARG from the coding sequence ATGAGAGCACAGGATAGCGCTACTGAACAGCGGCGGATAGCGGTCCCGCGAGTCCCCCAGGCCGTCCCCTCCTCCCGCCGCGTCGGCACCCTCCAGGCCGCCCTCGGCGTCACCGCGTTCTCGCTCACGTTCCCCGCCACCGCCTGGGGCCTCGAAGGCATCGGCCCCTGGAGCTTCGTCGCCCTGCGCTGCGTGCTGAGCGCCCTCGTCGCGGGCGGCTGTCTGCTGGCGCTGCGCGTGCCGCCGCCCCGGCGCGCCGACTGGCCGGGGCTCGCCGTCGTCGCGGGCGGCACGGTGGTGGGTTTCCCCCTGCTCACGACGCTCGCCCTGCAGACGTCGAGCACCGCGCACGCGGCCGTCGTCGTCGGTCTGCTGCCGCTGACGACGGCCGTGTTCTCCGTACTGCGCACCGGCGCCAGGCCCTCGCGCGCCTTCTGGGCGGCGGCGCTCGCGGGCGCCGCCGCCGTGGTCGCGTTCACGGTCCAGCAGAGCGGCGGCGCGCTGACGACCGCCGACCTCTATCTGTTCGGCGCGCTCGTGGTGTGCGCCGCCGGCTACACCGAGGGCGGCCGCCTCGCCCGGCACATGCCCGGCTGGCAGGTCATCGGCTGGGCCCTCGTCCCGTGCCTGCCGCTCGGCGTCCTCTGGGCGGCGCTCGCCCTGCCGCACGAGGCGTTCCGGCTCACCGGGCACAGCACGGCGGGCCTGCTGTACTCGGCGATCGGCTCGCAGTTCCTCGGCCTGCTGGTCTGGTACCGGGGCATGGCCGCGATCGGCATCCCCAAGGCCAGCCAGCTCCAGCTCGCCCAGCCGCTGCTCACCCTGGTCTGGTCGGTGTTCCTGCTCGGCGAGACGCTGACCCCCGCCGCGCCGCTCACGGCCGCCGCCGTCCTGGTGTGCATCGCCGCCACCCAACGCGCGCGCGGGTAG
- a CDS encoding glycoside hydrolase family 10 protein, whose translation MRRMSRRAFTVAAASVAAGLAKGGDAAAGAGSRHRGREMRGMWVATVVNIDWPSKPGLSPDQQRAELIAHLDEAVRRRLNAVVLQVRPTADAFWPSTYEPWSEYLTGTQGKDPGWDPLGTAVREAHYRGLELHAWFNPFRIAMHADPSRLVPGHPARVHPEWVVPYGGKLFYNPGLPEVRRFVQQAMLDAVRRYRLDAVHWDDYFYPYPVAGQVFDDDDAFARYGGAFPDRASWRRDNIDRLVREMGTRIKKTRPGTQFGISPFGVWRNAATDPTGSDTRAGVQTYDDLYADTRGWVRKRWLDYICPQLYWHIGLPAADYAKLVPWWDEVARGTGVRLYVGEALYKAGDPAQPAPWQDPTELSRHLTYAKGFPRVRGHVFYSAKHVAADRIGAMQRVVDDHYTYPAP comes from the coding sequence ATGAGGCGTATGTCACGTCGGGCCTTCACCGTGGCGGCGGCATCGGTGGCCGCGGGGCTCGCGAAAGGCGGGGACGCGGCGGCGGGTGCGGGCTCCAGACACCGGGGGCGCGAGATGCGGGGCATGTGGGTGGCGACGGTGGTGAACATCGACTGGCCCTCCAAGCCGGGCCTGTCGCCGGACCAGCAGCGCGCGGAGCTGATCGCCCACCTCGACGAGGCCGTGCGCCGCCGCCTCAACGCGGTGGTCCTCCAGGTGCGACCGACCGCCGACGCGTTCTGGCCGTCGACCTACGAGCCCTGGTCGGAGTACCTCACGGGCACGCAGGGCAAGGACCCGGGCTGGGACCCGCTGGGCACCGCCGTGCGCGAGGCGCACTACCGCGGCCTGGAGCTGCACGCCTGGTTCAACCCGTTCCGGATCGCCATGCACGCCGATCCCTCCCGGCTCGTGCCGGGCCACCCCGCGCGCGTGCACCCCGAGTGGGTGGTGCCCTACGGCGGGAAGCTGTTCTACAACCCCGGTCTGCCCGAGGTCAGACGGTTCGTGCAGCAGGCCATGCTCGACGCCGTGCGCCGCTACCGCCTGGACGCCGTGCACTGGGACGACTACTTCTACCCGTACCCGGTGGCGGGCCAGGTCTTCGACGACGACGACGCCTTCGCGCGCTACGGCGGCGCCTTCCCCGACCGGGCCTCGTGGCGGCGGGACAACATCGACCGCCTCGTGCGCGAGATGGGCACCCGCATCAAGAAGACCCGGCCGGGCACGCAGTTCGGGATCAGCCCCTTCGGGGTCTGGCGCAACGCGGCCACCGACCCGACAGGATCGGACACGCGGGCGGGCGTACAGACCTACGACGACCTGTACGCGGACACCCGCGGCTGGGTGCGCAAGCGCTGGCTGGACTACATCTGTCCGCAGCTCTACTGGCACATCGGCCTGCCCGCCGCCGACTACGCGAAGCTGGTGCCCTGGTGGGACGAGGTGGCCCGGGGGACGGGCGTGCGCCTGTACGTGGGCGAGGCGCTGTACAAGGCGGGTGACCCGGCGCAGCCCGCGCCCTGGCAGGACCCGACCGAGCTGTCCCGCCACCTCACGTACGCGAAGGGCTTCCCGCGGGTGCGCGGGCACGTGTTCTACTCGGCGAAGCACGTGGCCGCCGACAGGATCGGCGCGATGCAGCGCGTTGTCGACGACCACTACACGTACCCGGCACCGTAG